A genomic segment from Phragmites australis chromosome 6, lpPhrAust1.1, whole genome shotgun sequence encodes:
- the LOC133922907 gene encoding trihelix transcription factor GT-3b-like: MQSDEPLRRSRKTKPAQTSTTSGSSAIRDLLRDFFEQQHRMDVQRQETMERQAQERLLSEDQWRQAMQRIERERLMLEQVWMEREEQRRARDEERAERRDALLTTLLTRLLQDL, from the coding sequence ATGCAAAGCGACGAGCCGCTCCGACGGAGCAGAAAGACGAAGCCCGCGCAAACGTCGACGACGAGCGGCTCGTCCGCCATTCGTGACCTGCTGCGGGATTTCTTCGAGCAGCAGCATCGCATGGACGTGCAGCGTCAAGAGACGatggagaggcaggcgcaggagcggcTGCTCTCCGAGGACCAGTGGCGGCAGGCGATGCAGAGGATAGAGCGGGAGAGGCTGATGCTGGAGCAGGTGTGGATGGAGCGCGAGGAGCAGAGGAGGGCCAGGGACGAGGAGAGGGCCGAGAGAAGGGACGCACTCCTGACTACCTTGTTGACTAGGCTCTTACAAGATCTTTAG
- the LOC133921443 gene encoding probable tocopherol O-methyltransferase, chloroplastic: MAHPALLHSHSVLPSTSPARGRRHCASQPAPLFPGSRRRRRNRPALRPMASSTAQAPPGLKEGIAGLYDESSGVWESIWGDHMHHGFYDSGEAASMADHRRAQIRMIEEALAFAAVPDDPAKRPKTIVDVGCGIGGSSRYLAKKYGAQCNGITLSPVQAERGNAIAEDQGLSDKVSLQVADALEQPFPDGQFDLVWSMESGEHMPDKRKFVSELARVAAPGATIIIVTWCHRNLEPSESSLKPDELNLLRRICDAYYLPDWCSPSDYVNIAKSLSLEDIKTADWSENVAPFWPAVIRSALTWKGITSLLKSGWKTIRGALVMPLMIEGYKKGLIKFTIITCRKPGAA, encoded by the exons ATGGCCCACCCGGCGTTGCTCCACTCGCACTCGGTGCTCCCTTCCACGAGCCCAgcccgcggccgccgccactGCGCCTCCCAGCCGGCCCCTTTATTCCCCGGCtcgcgccgtcgccgccgcaaCCGCCCCGCTCTCCGCCCGATGGCCTCGTCGACGGCCCAGGCGCCTCCGGGGCTGAAGGAGGGCATCGCGGGGCTCTACGACGAGTCGTCAGGGGTGTGGGAGAGCATCTGGGGCGACCACATGCACCACGGCTTCTACGACTCGGGGGAGGCCGCGTCCATGGCCgaccaccgccgcgcccagatCCGCATGATCGAGGAGGCCCTCGCCTTCGCCGCCGTCCCAG ATGACCCCGCGAAGAGACCCAAAACGATAGTCGATGTAGGCTGTGGCATTGGTGGTAGCTCACGGTACCTGGCGAAAAAATACGGAGCACAATGCAATGGCATCACGTTGAGCCCTGTTCAGGCCGAAAGAGGAAATGCTATCGCTGAGGATCAGGGATTGTCGGACAAG GTTTCTCTCCAAGTCGCTGACGCTTTGGAGCAACCGTTTCCTGATGGGCAGTTTGATCTTGTTTGGTCCATGGAGAGTGGCGAGCACATGCCGGACAAACGAAag TTTGTTAGCGAGCTGGCACGCGTCGCGGCTCCTGGAGCGACAATAATCATTGTGACATGGTGCCATAGGAACCTTGAGCCGTCTGAAAGCTCTCTGAAACCTGACGAACTGAATCTCTTGAGGAGGATATGCGATGCATACTACCTCCCCGACTGGTGCTCACCTTCTGACTATGTGAACATTGCCAAATCACTGTCTCTCGAG GATATCAAGACGGCTGACTGGTCAGAGAACGTGGCCCCATTTTGGCCGGCTGTTATCCGATCGGCACTGACATGGAAAGGCATAACCTCCCTGCTAAAAAGCG GATGGAAGACGATAAGGGGGGCGCTGGTGATGCCGCTGATGATCGAAGGCTACAAGAAAGGTCTCATCAAGTTCACCATCATCACCTGTCGCAAGCCCGGAGCAGCATAG
- the LOC133921440 gene encoding pectin acetylesterase 8-like isoform X2, with the protein MANGSLCAWCSAVVFALALLRVDGYLVDITYVESAAAKGAVCLDGSAPAYHLARGFGSGVNSWLVHFEGGGWCRNVTTCLERKRTRLGSSKEMAKQIAFSGILSDTPDYNPDFYNWNKVKVRYCDGSSFTGDVEEVDPTTKLHYRGARVWQAVMEDLLAKGMKKAENALISGCSAGGLTSILHCDKFHDLLPTGAKVKCLSDAGFFINEKDVAGVGYIAAFFNDVVTTHGSAKNLPSSCTSMLPPGMCFFPQNEVKQIQTPLFILNAAYDSWQVRNILVPGVADHHGTWSTCKHDIELCSVTQLQILQGFRDDFLKAVAEQGNSGSRGLFINSCFVHCQSETQELWFSSDSPMLGNTTIANAVGDWFFDRSQIQKIDCPYPCDSTCHNRMYDSSEA; encoded by the exons ATGGCGAACGGGAGCCTCTGCGCTTGGTGCTCTGCCGTCGTCTTCGCGCTGGCGCTTCTCAGAGTGGACGGCTATCTTGTGGACATCACCTATGTGGAAAGCGCCGCGGCGAAAGGAGCAG TTTGTCTGGATGGAAGTGCGCCGGCGTATCATCTGGCGCGCGGTTTCGGCTCCGGGGTGAACAGCTGGCTGGTTCATTTCGAG GGAGGAGGATGGTGCAGAAATGTCACCACCTGCCTGGAACGGAAGCGCACTAGGTTGGGATCGTCCAAGGAGATGGCGAAGCAGATTGCCTTCTCTGGGATCCTGAGCGACACCCCAGATTACAACCCAG ACTTTTACAATTGGAACAAGGTCAAGGTTAGGTACTGTGATGGTTCATCTTTCACCGGCGATgttgaagaagtggatcct ACAACAAAGCTACACTACAGAGGTGCAAGAGTATGGCAAGCTGTTATGGAGGACCTGCTTGCCAAAGGAATGAAAAAAGCCGAAAAT GCTCTAATTTCAGGCTGTTCGGCTGGTGGGTTAACATCCATACTACATTGCGACAAATTTCATGATCTTCTGCCAACGGGTGCCAAAGTTAAATGCCTTTCTGATGCTGGTTTCTTCATAAATGA GAAGGATGTGGCCGGAGTGGGGTACATTGCTGCCTTTTTCAACGATGTAgttacaacacat GGGTCAGCAAAGAATTTACCATCTTCATGCACTTCGATGTTACCTCCAGGCATG TGCTTTTTCCCCCAGAATGAGGTGAAACAGATACAGACACCTCTGTTCATCCTCAATGCAGCGTATGATTCATGGCAG GTAAGGAACATTTTGGTGCCTGGAGTAGCTGACCATCACGGTACATGGTCTACTTGTAAGCATGATATAGAGCTGTGTTCTGTGACGCAACTTCAGATCCTGCAGG GATTCAGGGACGATTTTCTGAAGGCGGTTGCAGAACAAGGGAACTCCGGCTCCAGAGGATTGTTCATAAACTCATGCTTCGTGCATTGCCAGTCGGAGACGCAGGAGTTGTGGTTCTCATCTGACTCCCCCATGCTTGGAAACACG ACGATAGCAAACGCAGTCGGGGACTGGTTCTTCGACCGCAGCCAGATTCAGAAGATCGACTGCCCTTACCCTTGTGACTCCACCTGTCACAACCGGATGTACGACTCATCGGAAGCATAG
- the LOC133921441 gene encoding pentatricopeptide repeat-containing protein OTP51, chloroplastic-like, with translation MASASPYACSALSPSLRCPLALSLPFASPPPAVRLAAPPLLPRRLAVSRPRTASAPEALVLESDDEVEDEEEEEAGVGLFKGEAWAAAADERDAVRSPELEVFELEELPEQWRRSRIAWLCKELPSYKHSTFTRILNAQRKWLTQDDATYIAVHCLRIRNNDAAFRVYSWMVRQHWYRFNFALATRVADYLGREGKVEKCRELFEMMVKQGRVPAESTFHILVVAYLSVPGGRCLEEACTIYNQMIQMGGYKPRLNLHNSLFRALVSKTGGTAKHNLRQAEFVYHNMVTCNLEVHKEVYAGLIWLHSYQDVIDRDRIKALRDEMKRAGFEESTDVLVSVMRAFSKEGDVKETEATWHRLLQSGCELPVQAYVCRMELYARTGEPMKSLKMFKEMKGRNIPPNVASYHKIIEIMAKVREIEIAEKLMDEFVESHMKHLMPAFLDLMYLYLDLDMHEKLEQTFTKCLARCRPNRILYTIYLESLVRIGNVNKAEEIFGEMHNNGTIGTNAKSCNIMLRGYLSAEDYQKAESIYDLMCKKKYDVQVGSLEKLQSGLLVSKKVVRLPKPVSMKLDQVQREILIGLLLGGTRVESHAQKGVHMVHFKFQEDSNAHSVLRVHIHERFFEWLPSACRSLNDESEIPYRFSTIPHSHFGFFADQFFLKGQPVLPKLVHRWLSPRVLAYWYMFGGFRLQSGDIVLKVNGGNIEGVERIVNSLHTPSLSCKVKRKGRFFWIGFQGSNADSFWKLIEPYVLDSFVNSTTQESDSISSYGSQDSDTYYEGDVQRCDRGSE, from the exons ATGGCGTCCGCCTCTCCCTACGCCTGCAGCGCTCTATCCCCGTCGCTGCGATGCCCTCTCGCCCTGTCGCTCCCCTTCGCTTCCCCTCCTCCTGCCGTCCGCCTCGCCGCCCCGCCGCTTCTCCCGCGCCGCCTCGCCGTCTCGCGTCCAAGGACAGCCTCTGCGCCGGAGGCCCTGGTCCTGGAGTCTGACGACGAGGTtgaggacgaggaagaggaggaggccggggtGGGCCTGTTCAAGGGCGAggcgtgggcggcggcggcagacgAGAGGGACGCGGTGAGGTCCCCGGAGCTGGAGGTGTTCGAGCTCGAGGAGCTGCCGGAGCAGTGGCGGCGGTCGAGGATCGCCTGGCTCTGCAAGGAGCTTCCCTCCTATAAGCACTCCACCTTCACCCGCATCCTCAACGCCCAGCGCAAGTGGCTCACCCAGGACGACGCCACCTACATCGCCGTTCACTGCCTCCGCATCCGCAATAACGACGCCGCTTTCCGG GTGTACAGCTGGATGGTACGGCAGCACTGGTACCGCTTCAACTTCGCGCTAGCCACGAGGGTGGCAGATTATCTCGGGAGAGAAGGCAAGGTTGAGAAATGCCGGGAGCTGTTTGAGATGATGGTCAAGCAGGGCCGAGTGCCTGCTGAATCCACCTTCCACATATTGGTCGTTGCATATCTCAGCGTGCCAGGGGGGCGATGTCTTGAGGAGGCATGCACTATCTACAACCAGATGATACAGATGGGTGGCTACAAGCCTCGCCTCAACCTGCACAATTCCTTGTTCCGTGCACTTGTCAGTAAGACGGGAGGGACCGCGAAGCACAATCTCAGACAGGCTGAGTTTGTCTACCACAATATGGTCACATGTAATCTGGAGGTGCACAAGGAGGTGTATGCTGGGCTCATCTGGCTGCACAGCTATCAAGATGTCATCGATAGAGATAGGATCAAAGCTCTTAGGGATGAGATGAAGCGAGCTGGCTTTGAGGAGAGTACTGATGTGCTGGTTTCAGTGATGAGAGCCTTCTCCAAGGAAGGGGATGTTAAAGAAACAGAGGCAACATGGCATAGGCTTCTTCAGAGTGGTTGTGAGCTTCCTGTGCAGGCATATGTCTGCCGAATGGAGCTTTATGCACGGACCGGTGAGCCTATGAAATCCCTGAAAATGTTCAAGGAAATGAAGGGTCGAAATATACCTCCCAATGTTGCATCATATCATAAGATAATCGAAATAATGGCAAAAGTTAGAGAGATAGAGATTGCTGAAAAACTTATGGACGAGTTTGTTGAAAGCCATATGAAGCATCTGATGCCAGCCTTTCTTGACTTGATGTATTTGTATCTGGATCTAGATATGCACGAGAAATTGGAACAGACATTCACAAAATGCCTTGCCAGGTGTCGTCCAAATAGAATACTGTACACCATTTATCTGGAATCACTTGTAAGGATTGGAAATGTCAATAAGGCCGAGGAGATATTTGGTGAAATGCATAATAATGGGACAATAGGTACTAATGCCAAGTCTTGCAACATCATGCTAAGAGGGTATCTTTCTGCGGAAGACTATCAGAAAGCTGAAAGCATTTATGATTTAATGTGTAAAAAGAAGTATGATGTACAGGTGGGTTCTTTGGAAAAACTTCAAAGTGGTCTCCTCGTTAGCAAGAAAGTTGTCAGGCTGCCAAAACCTGTGAGCATGAAGTTGGATCAAGTGCAGCGCGAGATTTTGATTGGTTTGCTTCTTGGAGGCACTCGAGTAGAATCTCATGCACAGAAAGGAGTCCACATGGTCCACTTTAAGTTCCAGGAAGATTCTAATGCCCATTCAGTTTTAAGGGTGCATATTCATGAACGCTTCTTTGAATGGCTGCCTTCAGCATGCAGATCTCTCAATGATGAGAGCGAGATCCCTTATCGGTTTTCAACCATACCTCATTCACATTTTGGTTTCTTTGCAGACCAGTTCTTTCTGAAAGGCCAGCCCGTCCTCCCAAAGCTTGTCCATAGATGGTTATCCCCACGTGTTCTGGCATATTGGTACATGTTTGGGGGCTTCAGACTACAATCAGGTGATATTGTTCTTAAGGTCAATGGTGGCAACATTGAAGGTGTTGAGAGAATTGTGAACTCTTTGCATACACCGTCTTTATCATGTAAAGTGAAGAGGAAAGGAAGATTCTTTTGGATAGGTTTTCAGGGAAGCAATGCTGACTCTTTCTGGAAATTAATTGAACCTTATGTATTGGACAGCTTTGTGAATTCTACAACACAAGAAAGTGACAGCATAAGTTCCTATGGCTCGCAAGATAGTGATACCTATTACGAGGGCGATGTGCAGAGGTGTGATAGAGGAAGTGAATAG
- the LOC133921440 gene encoding pectin acetylesterase 8-like isoform X1 — protein sequence MANGSLCAWCSAVVFALALLRVDGYLVDITYVESAAAKGAVCLDGSAPAYHLARGFGSGVNSWLVHFEGGGWCRNVTTCLERKRTRLGSSKEMAKQIAFSGILSDTPDYNPDFYNWNKVKVRYCDGSSFTGDVEEVDPSFYCFCLDNKATLQRCKSMASCYGGPACQRNEKSRKCCSAGGLTSILHCDKFHDLLPTGAKVKCLSDAGFFINEKDVAGVGYIAAFFNDVVTTHGSAKNLPSSCTSMLPPGMCFFPQNEVKQIQTPLFILNAAYDSWQVRNILVPGVADHHGTWSTCKHDIELCSVTQLQILQGFRDDFLKAVAEQGNSGSRGLFINSCFVHCQSETQELWFSSDSPMLGNTTIANAVGDWFFDRSQIQKIDCPYPCDSTCHNRMYDSSEA from the exons ATGGCGAACGGGAGCCTCTGCGCTTGGTGCTCTGCCGTCGTCTTCGCGCTGGCGCTTCTCAGAGTGGACGGCTATCTTGTGGACATCACCTATGTGGAAAGCGCCGCGGCGAAAGGAGCAG TTTGTCTGGATGGAAGTGCGCCGGCGTATCATCTGGCGCGCGGTTTCGGCTCCGGGGTGAACAGCTGGCTGGTTCATTTCGAG GGAGGAGGATGGTGCAGAAATGTCACCACCTGCCTGGAACGGAAGCGCACTAGGTTGGGATCGTCCAAGGAGATGGCGAAGCAGATTGCCTTCTCTGGGATCCTGAGCGACACCCCAGATTACAACCCAG ACTTTTACAATTGGAACAAGGTCAAGGTTAGGTACTGTGATGGTTCATCTTTCACCGGCGATgttgaagaagtggatcct TCTTTCTATTGCTTTTGTTTAGACAACAAAGCTACACTACAGAGGTGCAAGAGTATGGCAAGCTGTTATGGAGGACCTGCTTGCCAAAGGAATGAAAAAAGCCGAAAAT GCTGTTCGGCTGGTGGGTTAACATCCATACTACATTGCGACAAATTTCATGATCTTCTGCCAACGGGTGCCAAAGTTAAATGCCTTTCTGATGCTGGTTTCTTCATAAATGA GAAGGATGTGGCCGGAGTGGGGTACATTGCTGCCTTTTTCAACGATGTAgttacaacacat GGGTCAGCAAAGAATTTACCATCTTCATGCACTTCGATGTTACCTCCAGGCATG TGCTTTTTCCCCCAGAATGAGGTGAAACAGATACAGACACCTCTGTTCATCCTCAATGCAGCGTATGATTCATGGCAG GTAAGGAACATTTTGGTGCCTGGAGTAGCTGACCATCACGGTACATGGTCTACTTGTAAGCATGATATAGAGCTGTGTTCTGTGACGCAACTTCAGATCCTGCAGG GATTCAGGGACGATTTTCTGAAGGCGGTTGCAGAACAAGGGAACTCCGGCTCCAGAGGATTGTTCATAAACTCATGCTTCGTGCATTGCCAGTCGGAGACGCAGGAGTTGTGGTTCTCATCTGACTCCCCCATGCTTGGAAACACG ACGATAGCAAACGCAGTCGGGGACTGGTTCTTCGACCGCAGCCAGATTCAGAAGATCGACTGCCCTTACCCTTGTGACTCCACCTGTCACAACCGGATGTACGACTCATCGGAAGCATAG
- the LOC133921442 gene encoding 3-dehydrosphinganine reductase TSC10A-like → MAAALLLLLVPPIGLLAALAFLARPRAARVPLGGRHVFITGGSSGIGLAMATAAALEGARVSILARNAARLEDARATICAATGKDVGVHAADVRDADAVARALQAAGPVDVLVCNHGVFVPQELEKQDMEEVKWMVDINLMGTFHLVKAALPAMKAHARETGLPASISIMSSQAGQVGVYGYTAYSASKFALRGLGEALQHEVIADNIHVSLIFPPDTETPGFEEEHKRRPELTNIIAGSSGGMKADDVAKKALAGIKSGKFIVPCNFEGAMLAVATAGLSPQSSPLMAFLEVIGAGIMRFTALCFQWNWFSTIENYYAKNKKRE, encoded by the exons ATGGCCgcggcgctcctcctcctcctggtccCACCCAtcggcctcctcgccgcgctTGCCTTCCTGGCGCGGCCCCGCGCCGCGCGGGTCccgctcgggggccgccacgtcttCATCACGGGCGGGTCCAGCGGCATCGGCCTCGCCATGGCCACGGCCGCCGCGCTGGAGGGCGCGCGGGTCTCCATCCTGGCCCGCAACGCGGCGCGCCTCGAGGATGCGCGCGCCACCATCTGCGCCGCGACGGGGAAGGACGTGGGCGTCCACGCGGCCGACGTGCGGGACGCGGACGCCGTGGCGCGCGCGCTCCAGGCGGCAGGCCCCGTCGACGTCCTGGTCTGCAACCACGGCGTGTTCGTGCCGCAGGAGCTCGAGAAGCAAGACATGGAGGAGGTCAAGTGGATGGTGGACATCAACCTCATGGGCACGTTCCACCTCGTTAAGGCCGCGCTCCCCGCCATGAAGGCGCACGCCCGCGAGACGGGTCTCCCCGCGTCCATCTCGATCATGTCCTCTCAGGCCGGCCAG GTCGGTGTTTATGGGTACACTGCGTACTCGGCGAGCAAGTTTGCGCTACGGGGATTAGGGGAGGCGCTACAACATGAAGTCATTGCGGATAATATTCATGTCTCGTTGATCTTCCCTCCGGACACTGAGACTCCGGGTTTCGAAGAGG AGCATAAGAGGAGGCCAGAATTGACAAACATCATAGCAGGATCATCTGGTGGAATGAAGGCTGACGATGTTGCTAAGAAGGCTCTGGCTGGCATCAAATCTGGAAAGTTTATTGTCCCCTGCAATTTCGAGGGCGCAATGTTAGCTGTAGCCACTGCTGGTTTATCCCCACAGAGCTCCCCGTTAATGGCATTCCTAGAGGTGATTGGTGCTGGAATCATGCGGTTTACAGCACTTTGTTTCCAATGGAATTGGTTCTCTACCATAGAGAATTATTATGCCAAGAACAAAAAGCGCGAGTGA